In a single window of the Acidobacteriota bacterium genome:
- the glnA gene encoding type I glutamate--ammonia ligase: MNAKNVLNYAADQEARFVSVRFTDLVGAWHHLTFPIEQLTEDSFEDGFGFDASSLRGWAAIHESDMLLVPDPTRFWIDPFTEDTTLCLIANAVDPITKEGYWLDPRSVATRAESYLKFTGLADTVLVGPEAEFFIFDEARFHNEQNAAGYYVNSEEGHWNSGRVGGEFDPNSGYHIRAKEGYVPVAPLDTLIDIRNTISSILGEVGIIVECHHHEVATAGQCEIDFRFSNLLHTADNLMLFKYVVKNVAAASGKTATFMPKPIYGDNGSGMHVHQSLWKDGNPLFAGDQYAGLSEMAKFYIGGLLKHAPALVGFAAPTTNSYKRLVPGFEAPVNLAYSARNRSAAVRIPMFSSSPKAKRLEFRPPDPSCNPYLTFAALLMAGLDGVQNRIDPGEPLDKDIYDLPPEELKNVPSLPGSLEESLNALENDHDFLLKGDVFTPQLIERWIRYKRENEVTPLRLRPHPLEFSMYYDV; the protein is encoded by the coding sequence ATGAACGCAAAGAATGTATTGAATTATGCGGCTGATCAGGAGGCGAGGTTCGTTTCTGTCAGGTTTACGGATCTGGTCGGAGCATGGCATCATCTGACATTTCCCATCGAGCAGCTTACGGAAGACAGTTTTGAGGACGGGTTCGGATTTGACGCGTCGAGCCTGCGAGGCTGGGCGGCGATCCACGAATCTGACATGCTGCTTGTGCCGGATCCGACTCGATTTTGGATCGATCCCTTTACGGAGGACACAACGCTTTGTCTTATAGCAAATGCGGTCGATCCGATCACAAAAGAAGGTTATTGGCTGGATCCGCGTTCCGTTGCGACGCGTGCGGAAAGCTATCTGAAATTCACCGGCCTCGCGGACACTGTTTTAGTAGGTCCCGAAGCAGAATTTTTCATTTTCGACGAGGCCCGTTTTCACAATGAGCAGAATGCTGCCGGCTACTATGTGAATTCCGAGGAAGGCCATTGGAATTCGGGGCGTGTCGGCGGGGAATTCGACCCTAACAGCGGCTATCACATTCGTGCGAAGGAAGGCTATGTTCCGGTCGCACCGCTCGATACGCTGATCGATATTCGGAATACGATCTCATCGATCCTTGGCGAGGTCGGCATTATCGTCGAATGCCACCATCACGAGGTCGCGACAGCGGGGCAATGCGAGATCGATTTTCGCTTCTCTAACCTGCTGCACACTGCCGACAATCTGATGCTCTTCAAATATGTTGTGAAGAACGTCGCGGCGGCGTCCGGCAAGACAGCGACTTTCATGCCGAAACCGATCTATGGCGACAACGGCTCGGGAATGCACGTTCACCAGTCGCTGTGGAAGGACGGAAATCCGCTGTTCGCGGGCGATCAATATGCCGGTTTGTCGGAAATGGCAAAGTTTTACATCGGCGGCCTGCTCAAGCATGCGCCCGCTCTGGTAGGTTTCGCCGCTCCTACGACGAACAGTTACAAACGTCTCGTGCCGGGCTTTGAGGCTCCGGTAAATCTTGCGTATTCGGCACGAAACCGCTCAGCAGCAGTTCGAATTCCGATGTTCTCGTCATCTCCAAAGGCAAAGCGGCTTGAGTTCCGTCCGCCGGACCCGTCGTGTAATCCGTATCTGACGTTTGCTGCACTGCTTATGGCAGGGCTGGACGGTGTGCAGAACCGCATCGATCCGGGCGAGCCGCTCGATAAGGATATTTACGATCTGCCGCCGGAAGAGCTGAAGAACGTGCCCTCGCTGCCCGGCAGTCTCGAAGAATCGCTGAACGCTCTCGAGAACGATCACGATTTTCTACTGAAGGGCGATGTTTTCACTCCGCAGCTTATCGAACGCTGGATCCGTTACAAACGCGAGAATGAAGTGACGCCGCTGCGTCTGCGGCCGCATCCGCTCGAGTTTTCGATGTATTACGACGTTTGA
- a CDS encoding GNAT family N-acetyltransferase, with the protein MNVVPLVLEGKLVRLEPMSVVRVPGLCEAGLFDELWQWTSRAIRNDADMEEYVRNAMKEQAARTALPFVIVEKGSGKVVGSTRFGSIDVENRKTEIGWTWITPASQRTGINTETKLLMLTHAFEVWGCIRVEFKTDENNQRSRKAIARIGATEEGTLRNHMITQGGRFRNSVYFSIIESEWPRVKSRLLELVG; encoded by the coding sequence ATGAATGTTGTGCCGTTAGTTTTGGAAGGGAAGCTTGTCCGCCTCGAGCCCATGAGCGTAGTGCGAGTTCCCGGGTTATGTGAGGCGGGGCTTTTTGACGAATTGTGGCAGTGGACGTCGCGTGCGATCCGCAACGATGCCGATATGGAGGAATACGTTCGAAATGCTATGAAAGAGCAGGCAGCCAGGACCGCTTTGCCGTTCGTGATCGTTGAAAAGGGAAGCGGTAAGGTCGTCGGTTCGACGCGGTTCGGTAGCATTGACGTCGAAAATCGGAAGACCGAGATCGGCTGGACGTGGATAACGCCTGCGTCGCAACGCACAGGGATCAACACGGAGACAAAGCTTCTTATGCTGACGCACGCGTTCGAGGTGTGGGGCTGTATACGGGTCGAATTCAAGACGGATGAGAACAACCAAAGGTCCCGAAAGGCCATCGCAAGGATAGGTGCTACAGAAGAAGGTACACTGCGGAATCACATGATCACGCAGGGCGGCCGTTTCCGTAACTCCGTTTATTTCAGTATCATAGAGTCAGAATGGCCTCGGGTGAAAAGCAGACTTTTGGAACTGGTTGGGTAG
- the pyrF gene encoding orotidine-5'-phosphate decarboxylase has translation MASSTSHAAVADETASRIMIALDVSSADEARRVAEELAGYNVIYKIGLQLFSSAGRDIVEEFVGKGHRVFLDLKFHDIPNTVAQASIAASRLGVWMFNVHSLGGGSMLRAARYAVDNEHAVNGTKRPLIVAVTVLTSSAEATLHEVGFNSTPKEQVLRLARLAKLSEMDGVVASAQEVPMIKAEAGGDFLTVTPGIRPNSATKDDQERVMTVQGALSNGSDFLVIGRPVLEAEDRRSAFESMLNAGDAE, from the coding sequence ATGGCCTCTTCAACGTCCCATGCCGCTGTGGCGGACGAAACAGCGTCGCGAATAATGATCGCGCTCGATGTGAGCTCGGCGGACGAGGCCCGGCGTGTTGCAGAGGAATTGGCGGGCTATAACGTCATATACAAGATCGGGCTGCAGCTTTTTTCATCTGCCGGACGCGATATTGTTGAGGAGTTCGTGGGCAAAGGCCATCGTGTATTTCTTGACCTGAAATTTCATGACATTCCAAATACTGTTGCTCAGGCGTCAATTGCGGCATCAAGGCTTGGGGTGTGGATGTTCAATGTACATTCATTGGGCGGCGGTTCGATGCTGCGGGCTGCAAGATATGCTGTCGATAACGAACATGCGGTCAACGGTACAAAGCGGCCTCTCATAGTCGCCGTTACCGTTTTGACGAGTTCGGCGGAAGCGACCCTACATGAGGTCGGATTCAATTCTACGCCGAAAGAGCAGGTGCTCAGATTGGCGAGACTTGCAAAGTTGTCGGAAATGGACGGCGTGGTCGCTTCTGCACAGGAAGTGCCTATGATCAAGGCCGAGGCCGGAGGCGATTTTCTGACGGTAACGCCAGGAATACGGCCGAACTCCGCAACCAAAGACGACCAGGAACGTGTAATGACCGTACAGGGAGCTTTGTCCAACGGCTCCGATTTTTTGGTGATCGGCCGGCCCGTGCTTGAGGCCGAAGATCGCCGATCTGCATTTGAATCTATGCTAAATGCCGGAGATGCGGAGTAG
- a CDS encoding DUF3108 domain-containing protein, translating to MSLIIKDPQKYLTAILWFAAAAFIFAAGPQVHFAQTEREKTEKEKAEARQKEEAQKKGSAVSDTTIINVDDKEAAAKEAAVKEAASRDAGSRGPVKTGAPPIETATRPADKLSRTSKLRVGEKFSYTLSFGPSENAGVADIGISSSGKVEGRDALELRANIKTVELVSAAFIKLDETRTTYIDASTGLPLFSGRVDRTGPLPVSTSSSFFKEAPIDHDLLSLIYAIRNAGGSGSFTVREGGAVHSVIAQNAGTIRSWTPLGVYETMIVRIESDLFASRGITDLAIHFSADDRMIPVVIRCRTDRGQFRAVLSTVTEPTVEPAATPTPVPTPTPIRSPTPAPVTYIPNQPLLTELGFELGENLEFRLFYGGRPAGRMSLNAERRDLIDKVDTLVLRASVTGVEPGNPGLRMGDTAVAYVDPDTLATRKFEAKFNSPFPALNQSVLFDMLTGKATFGAETADIPLGTHSMVSLLYAMRSFNLKPSKDAGNPVNDTRVAVFWENKAYVFTLRPSAPEVITINGEKVAAQLISFQTGVPALDTLPIKVWIAAQSRVPLRVLAGQYQADITVNPKTLE from the coding sequence TTGAGTTTGATCATCAAAGACCCCCAAAAGTACTTGACCGCGATACTGTGGTTCGCGGCAGCCGCATTTATCTTTGCGGCTGGCCCGCAAGTCCATTTTGCCCAGACTGAAAGGGAAAAGACGGAAAAGGAAAAGGCGGAGGCACGGCAAAAGGAAGAGGCTCAGAAAAAGGGGAGTGCGGTCAGCGACACCACCATCATCAATGTCGATGACAAAGAGGCTGCGGCTAAAGAAGCAGCAGTGAAAGAGGCTGCTTCGAGAGACGCCGGTTCGCGTGGCCCCGTGAAGACCGGGGCGCCGCCGATTGAGACCGCGACACGCCCTGCGGACAAACTATCGAGGACGTCAAAGCTTCGCGTTGGCGAGAAGTTCTCATATACGCTGTCGTTCGGGCCATCCGAAAACGCAGGTGTCGCCGACATAGGCATAAGCTCCTCAGGCAAGGTCGAAGGGCGTGACGCACTTGAACTTAGAGCGAACATCAAAACGGTAGAGTTGGTTTCCGCGGCGTTCATAAAACTCGACGAGACAAGAACGACCTATATTGACGCATCTACCGGCTTGCCTTTGTTCTCAGGGCGGGTCGACAGGACCGGACCGCTTCCGGTCTCGACAAGTTCCAGTTTTTTCAAGGAAGCCCCGATCGATCATGACCTGCTTTCTCTGATATATGCGATACGAAATGCCGGCGGATCGGGGAGCTTTACAGTCAGGGAAGGCGGCGCCGTCCATTCCGTGATCGCGCAGAATGCAGGCACCATTCGGTCGTGGACGCCTCTTGGCGTTTACGAAACTATGATAGTGCGTATCGAGAGCGATCTTTTCGCGTCACGCGGCATTACGGACCTCGCCATTCATTTTTCAGCAGATGATCGAATGATCCCCGTCGTGATCAGGTGCAGAACCGATCGCGGTCAGTTTCGGGCGGTTCTGTCGACAGTCACTGAGCCTACAGTTGAACCTGCCGCGACACCTACTCCGGTTCCTACGCCGACGCCGATTCGCAGCCCGACGCCGGCACCTGTTACCTACATTCCAAATCAGCCGTTACTGACCGAACTGGGGTTCGAGCTTGGTGAGAATTTGGAGTTTCGTTTGTTTTACGGCGGCCGGCCGGCCGGCAGAATGAGCCTAAACGCAGAGCGTCGTGACTTGATAGACAAGGTCGACACGCTGGTTCTGCGTGCCTCGGTCACGGGCGTCGAGCCGGGCAATCCCGGATTGAGGATGGGCGATACGGCGGTCGCGTATGTCGATCCAGACACTCTCGCTACAAGAAAGTTCGAGGCAAAGTTCAATTCGCCATTCCCGGCTCTCAACCAATCGGTGCTTTTCGATATGTTAACAGGGAAAGCGACGTTCGGCGCGGAAACGGCAGACATCCCGTTGGGGACGCATTCAATGGTTTCGCTGTTGTATGCGATGCGGTCATTTAACCTCAAGCCGAGTAAAGACGCAGGCAATCCGGTCAACGACACACGTGTTGCCGTATTCTGGGAAAACAAGGCCTATGTGTTCACTTTGCGTCCGTCGGCCCCCGAGGTCATCACCATCAACGGCGAAAAGGTAGCTGCCCAGCTCATTTCTTTTCAGACCGGAGTTCCGGCTCTTGATACGCTGCCGATTAAGGTCTGGATCGCGGCCCAATCACGTGTGCCGCTGAGGGTACTGGCCGGTCAGTACCAGGCAGATATCACGGTGAATCCGAAGACCCTGGAATGA
- a CDS encoding ferrous iron transport protein A — MKGTSSHKAANTLRDLPVGSHAKVTSVNGNGRISKRLMEMGVVPGADVRVVKAAPFGDPIEVVVRGYNLAMRCTEAESVEVVPV, encoded by the coding sequence ATGAAAGGAACGTCATCGCACAAGGCCGCAAACACATTGAGAGACCTTCCGGTCGGTTCTCACGCTAAGGTTACTTCCGTGAACGGGAACGGGCGCATTTCAAAACGCCTCATGGAAATGGGCGTAGTTCCGGGCGCCGATGTCCGCGTGGTCAAAGCGGCTCCTTTCGGCGATCCGATCGAGGTCGTTGTTCGCGGGTACAATCTCGCGATGCGCTGCACAGAAGCTGAATCAGTCGAGGTGGTTCCTGTCTGA
- the feoB gene encoding ferrous iron transport protein B, which yields MSSNPSPNNFVIALAGNPNAGKTTLFNSLTGLRQKVANYPGVTVERKEGNWKLPFGHARLIDLPGLYSLEATSLDEQIARQVIAGEQDDIPRPAAVIAVVDSTNLERNLYLVTQIMEFGIPVVVALTMMDVFERQGHEIDIALLSKRLGVPVIAINAKDGRGVEDLAIAASDAVGHQAAAFSLQTAENGDSQNARIFARYNFVSDIVQASVRHNDLDKHRRSEKIDSMLTHRFFGLAILAGLMLLVFQAIFSWASLPMDLLEQGFGWLADESRAVIPAGILNDLVSDGIIAGVGGVVVFLPQILLLFFFISLLEDSGYMARAAFLLDKLMSRVGLHGKAFLPLISSFACAIPGIMATRTIESRRDRFATIMIAPLMSCSARLPVYTLMIGAFFSGQYLFGFLSLGAVLMLLMYLLGIVTAIIVAFILKRTILNAPPPPFLMELPPYRMPNIRTVVQNMLTRAWLFLKRAGTVILAISIVLWALMYFPRHEQPAISDQQGTDAAAVAAAEPRGEASSDAPTRSTETEATAESEQVKNSYAGRLGHLIEPAIEPLGFDWKIGVALIASFAAREVLVSTLSIIYNVGKDENEESQTLIAAIRSAKRDDGRPVWTPLTALTLMVFFVLAMQCMSTVAVVRRETNSWSWPLFMIAYMTGLAYLVSFATYQIGRAMGFE from the coding sequence ATCTCCTCAAATCCTTCGCCAAACAATTTTGTGATTGCGTTGGCCGGTAATCCCAATGCCGGCAAAACGACGCTTTTCAATTCGCTCACCGGCCTTAGGCAAAAAGTAGCGAACTATCCGGGCGTCACGGTCGAACGCAAAGAGGGCAACTGGAAACTTCCGTTTGGTCACGCTCGGCTGATCGATCTGCCCGGTCTGTACAGCCTTGAAGCGACGTCGCTGGATGAGCAGATAGCACGTCAGGTTATCGCCGGCGAACAGGACGACATACCAAGACCCGCGGCCGTAATTGCGGTTGTGGATTCGACAAATCTCGAAAGAAATCTATACCTCGTAACTCAGATCATGGAATTCGGCATCCCCGTGGTCGTCGCTTTGACGATGATGGACGTGTTCGAAAGGCAAGGCCATGAGATAGACATCGCTCTTCTATCGAAGCGGCTCGGCGTCCCTGTTATCGCGATAAATGCAAAGGACGGCCGCGGGGTTGAAGATCTGGCAATTGCAGCGTCTGACGCGGTAGGTCATCAGGCTGCGGCTTTTAGCCTTCAGACCGCGGAGAACGGCGATTCGCAGAATGCGCGCATTTTTGCCCGTTACAATTTTGTTTCCGATATCGTTCAGGCATCTGTCCGTCACAACGATCTGGATAAGCACAGGCGCTCTGAAAAGATCGATTCGATGTTGACGCACCGGTTCTTTGGCCTGGCAATTTTGGCAGGACTCATGCTGCTCGTGTTTCAGGCGATCTTTTCGTGGGCGAGCCTGCCGATGGATCTGCTCGAGCAAGGGTTCGGCTGGCTGGCCGATGAATCGCGGGCAGTGATCCCTGCAGGCATCTTGAATGACCTAGTTTCAGACGGGATCATCGCGGGCGTCGGCGGTGTGGTGGTATTCCTGCCGCAGATCTTACTGCTTTTCTTTTTCATATCTTTGCTCGAAGATTCCGGCTATATGGCCCGTGCGGCATTCCTGCTGGACAAACTAATGAGCCGCGTCGGGCTTCACGGAAAGGCGTTCCTGCCGCTGATCAGCAGCTTTGCGTGTGCGATCCCCGGCATCATGGCAACTCGGACCATCGAAAGCCGCCGCGATAGATTTGCGACGATAATGATCGCACCGCTGATGAGCTGTTCGGCCCGTTTGCCGGTCTATACGCTTATGATCGGTGCGTTCTTTTCGGGGCAATATCTGTTTGGATTCTTGTCGCTCGGCGCGGTGTTGATGCTGCTGATGTATCTGCTGGGTATCGTCACGGCGATAATCGTTGCGTTCATACTAAAACGCACGATCCTCAACGCACCGCCGCCGCCGTTCCTCATGGAACTGCCACCGTACCGTATGCCGAACATTCGAACCGTGGTGCAAAACATGCTTACAAGGGCGTGGCTATTCCTAAAACGCGCCGGAACAGTCATTTTGGCGATCTCGATCGTGCTATGGGCGCTAATGTATTTTCCGCGGCATGAGCAGCCCGCGATCAGCGATCAGCAGGGGACAGATGCAGCAGCAGTGGCAGCCGCAGAGCCGCGGGGTGAGGCTTCATCTGACGCTCCTACAAGGTCAACCGAAACGGAGGCTACAGCAGAATCGGAACAGGTAAAGAACAGCTATGCCGGACGTCTCGGGCATCTGATCGAGCCCGCTATTGAGCCGCTGGGCTTCGATTGGAAGATCGGCGTCGCGTTGATCGCGAGCTTCGCCGCACGCGAGGTGTTAGTTTCGACGCTGAGTATCATTTACAACGTCGGAAAAGACGAAAATGAAGAATCGCAGACGCTGATCGCCGCGATCCGAAGTGCGAAACGTGACGACGGCCGGCCCGTCTGGACGCCACTGACCGCGTTGACGCTGATGGTTTTCTTCGTGCTCGCGATGCAGTGTATGTCAACGGTCGCGGTGGTCCGGCGCGAAACGAACTCTTGGTCATGGCCCCTTTTCATGATCGCGTATATGACGGGATTGGCGTATCTGGTGTCGTTTGCGACCTATCAGATCGGAAGAGCAATGGGGTTCGAATGA
- a CDS encoding DMT family transporter: protein MFLSTLAFFCANIFVKQVSHIPAMEIVFFRCLVAASFCVYGLQKDGGSLIGENHLLLFLRGAFGTTALYFFFVTLQQMPLATAQTIQYLSPIFTATIAIFLLKESVRAMQWLFYALAFGGVLLIQQVDTRVSPFYVALGILSALGSGVAYNLVRTMRGREHPLTVVLHFQLVGLIAGGISLFFYWVTPVGIEWLFLLFIGIFSQAGQVFLTKALQAEKAAGVAIINYTGLVYAITAGWLIFGEEQSLLTLAGMSLVVFGVFLSVMYGRRRNRIEAIESTAG from the coding sequence ATGTTCCTATCAACGCTCGCGTTTTTTTGCGCCAACATTTTCGTCAAGCAGGTCTCGCACATTCCGGCGATGGAGATCGTCTTTTTTCGTTGTTTGGTAGCCGCGTCGTTTTGCGTTTACGGTCTACAGAAGGACGGCGGAAGCCTGATCGGCGAGAATCATCTGCTGCTGTTTTTGCGCGGAGCATTTGGGACAACGGCACTTTATTTCTTTTTCGTCACACTTCAGCAGATGCCGCTCGCCACGGCTCAGACCATTCAATATCTATCGCCTATCTTTACTGCTACGATCGCTATCTTTCTATTGAAAGAGAGCGTGCGTGCGATGCAGTGGCTTTTCTATGCGTTGGCATTCGGCGGTGTGCTTCTGATACAGCAGGTCGACACCCGAGTATCGCCTTTCTACGTTGCACTCGGCATTTTGTCTGCGCTCGGTTCGGGCGTCGCGTATAATCTGGTCCGGACGATGCGCGGGCGAGAACATCCGCTCACAGTGGTACTGCATTTTCAGCTTGTTGGGCTCATCGCCGGCGGGATTAGCCTTTTCTTTTATTGGGTAACGCCGGTCGGCATTGAGTGGCTGTTTCTTTTGTTCATCGGAATATTTTCGCAAGCGGGACAAGTTTTTCTGACAAAAGCCTTACAGGCGGAAAAAGCCGCCGGCGTTGCTATCATCAACTATACGGGCTTGGTTTACGCGATCACTGCTGGCTGGCTGATATTCGGTGAGGAGCAGAGCCTGCTCACGCTTGCCGGAATGTCGTTGGTGGTTTTTGGTGTATTCTTAAGCGTGATGTACGGCAGGCGTAGAAATCGGATAGAGGCGATCGAATCGACTGCAGGATAG
- a CDS encoding MogA/MoaB family molybdenum cofactor biosynthesis protein, with the protein MGERISAAAVTVSDTRKAADDLSGDRLCELMVADGIEVADRRIISDEPDAISAILVELAESGVDLIITTGGTGSAPRDNTPEATLRVIEKETPGISEALRRETAARHPMAMLSRGVSGIRGNTLIINFPGSPRGVEEYYDVLRPVLRHAIELIRGNTGH; encoded by the coding sequence ATGGGCGAAAGAATATCAGCGGCGGCGGTTACGGTGAGCGATACGCGAAAGGCGGCGGACGATCTGTCAGGCGATAGGCTGTGCGAGTTGATGGTCGCGGACGGCATTGAGGTCGCGGATCGCCGCATTATTTCCGACGAGCCGGATGCGATAAGTGCGATCTTAGTAGAACTTGCGGAGTCGGGCGTTGACCTTATTATAACGACCGGCGGGACGGGATCTGCGCCGCGGGACAACACGCCGGAGGCTACTCTTCGTGTCATTGAAAAGGAAACTCCGGGAATCTCGGAAGCACTGCGCCGCGAGACGGCCGCAAGACACCCGATGGCGATGCTCTCACGCGGCGTCAGCGGCATCCGCGGAAATACTCTTATCATAAATTTCCCGGGCTCGCCCCGCGGCGTCGAGGAATATTATGACGTGCTTCGGCCGGTATTGCGGCACGCAATAGAGCTAATTCGCGGCAATACCGGGCACTGA
- a CDS encoding peptidase S10 has translation MFAALFLPLILLFQAPAIAPKPADTPKPEAIKHMPNDDPPVAVKRSIRVAGRQLNYTVTTGFMPIRNAAGETEARIFFMAYTLDDPPARRPLMFSFNGGPGSASVWLHLGTLGPRRVKMLDDGMMPPPPYEIADNEYTWLTETDMVFIDPVGTGYSRAAKPELASKFFSVNGDIESVSEFIRMYLGRYERWASPLFLVGESYGTTRAAGLSNHLFERGIGLNGILLVSAVLNFQSIRFADNNDLPLVLILPSYTATAWYHKRLSPQMQARSIEDITAEARRFAANEYGPALLRIDSLTPAEKNSLLDKFSALTGLGKQFIEQQNFRIELGEFNKELLRSERRTTGRLDSRFKGIDRDAGGNSPDTDPSMNAIRPPYTAVFNDYVRRELGFKTDLDYFILGGGITSPWNWNTNNAYADTSIPLKNAMAKNPYMKVWFAQGYYDMATPFYAAEYTVSAMQLDPQLRRNVSFSYYESGHMMYIEKNSLRQIKNDAAKFIADSLKK, from the coding sequence ATGTTCGCTGCACTATTTCTTCCGTTGATACTGCTGTTTCAAGCTCCCGCCATTGCTCCTAAGCCCGCTGACACGCCGAAACCTGAGGCGATAAAACATATGCCGAACGATGATCCGCCCGTCGCGGTCAAACGTTCGATAAGAGTTGCCGGACGCCAATTGAACTACACCGTAACGACCGGTTTTATGCCGATACGTAACGCGGCCGGCGAAACGGAAGCCCGCATATTCTTCATGGCATATACGCTGGACGATCCGCCCGCACGCCGTCCGCTAATGTTCTCCTTTAACGGCGGCCCGGGCTCGGCCTCCGTCTGGCTCCATCTGGGCACATTAGGCCCGCGTCGCGTAAAGATGCTTGACGATGGAATGATGCCGCCGCCGCCCTATGAGATCGCAGACAACGAATACACATGGCTGACCGAGACCGACATGGTCTTTATCGACCCCGTCGGAACCGGTTATTCGCGTGCGGCAAAACCTGAACTTGCAAGCAAGTTCTTCAGCGTGAACGGCGATATCGAATCGGTCAGCGAGTTTATCCGAATGTATCTCGGCCGCTACGAACGCTGGGCGTCGCCGCTTTTCCTCGTCGGTGAAAGCTACGGCACCACTCGTGCCGCCGGTCTTTCGAATCACCTTTTCGAGCGCGGCATCGGACTGAACGGAATACTTCTTGTCTCGGCTGTTCTTAATTTCCAATCAATACGATTTGCCGACAACAACGATCTGCCGTTGGTGCTGATCCTCCCCAGCTACACCGCGACGGCGTGGTATCACAAACGGCTTTCGCCTCAGATGCAGGCAAGGTCGATCGAGGACATAACCGCCGAAGCCCGCCGCTTCGCCGCTAACGAATACGGCCCGGCACTGCTCCGCATCGACAGCCTGACGCCGGCAGAGAAGAATTCCCTATTGGATAAATTCAGCGCATTGACGGGGCTAGGCAAGCAGTTCATAGAACAGCAGAATTTCCGGATCGAACTTGGCGAATTCAATAAAGAACTTCTGCGCAGCGAACGCCGCACGACAGGCCGGCTCGACAGCCGTTTCAAAGGTATTGATCGCGATGCGGGCGGCAATTCACCTGACACAGACCCGTCAATGAACGCAATTCGTCCGCCATACACCGCCGTTTTCAATGACTATGTCAGACGCGAACTCGGTTTTAAGACGGACCTGGACTACTTCATTCTCGGCGGCGGCATCACAAGCCCTTGGAATTGGAATACCAACAACGCATACGCCGACACCAGCATTCCGCTAAAGAACGCAATGGCGAAAAATCCGTATATGAAGGTCTGGTTCGCTCAGGGCTATTACGACATGGCGACGCCGTTCTATGCGGCGGAATACACGGTTTCGGCAATGCAGCTCGACCCGCAACTTCGGAGAAACGTCAGCTTCTCGTACTACGAATCCGGACATATGATGTATATCGAGAAAAACTCGCTGCGTCAGATCAAAAATGACGCCGCAAAGTTCATCGCCGATTCGTTGAAGAAGTAG